The Coregonus clupeaformis isolate EN_2021a chromosome 18, ASM2061545v1, whole genome shotgun sequence genome has a segment encoding these proteins:
- the LOC123493065 gene encoding transmembrane protein 178A-like → MEKQALSTALSLSMSVVSLLLLVTAIFTDHWYETDTRRHKENCDKYGSDSNDQKNREMPIYHLPLVDNGNSKRNVALLKPIHVGSRDEELLENWRAILGMGILETECGRPLFSTYSGLWRKCYFQGMDRDIDKLISKGIADRCTTVKYHFSQPIRLRNIPLNLTRTIQQDEWHLLHLRRITAGFLGMAAAVLLCGSIVATVGFFWEESLTQHVSGLLFLMAGIFCTISLCTYAASVSYDLSRNPPFIYGLPGDVDHGYGWSIFCAWVSLGLTVASGCLCTTYPFLSRKKAQRSKTARESSV, encoded by the exons ATGGAGAAACAAGCTCTTTCAACCGCTCTGAGCTTGTCCATGAGCGTTGTCTCTTTACTCTTGCTGGTCACCGCTATCTTCACCGACCATTGGTACGAGACAGATACCAGAAGGCATAAGGAGAACTGCGACAAGTATGGTTCGGATTCTAACGACCAGAAAAACAGGGAGATGCCAATATACCACTTGCCTCTTGTGGACAACGGTAACTCCAAACGGAACGTGGCGCTTTTGAAGCCGATTCACGTCGGGAGTAGAGACGAGGAATTGCTTGAGAACTGGAGGGCGATACTGGGGATGGGGATTCTTGAGACGGAATGTGGGCGTCCGTTGTTCTCCACATATTCTGGACTGTGGAGAAAATGCTACTTTCAAGGCATGGACCGGGATATCGATAAACTCATATCAAAGG GTATTGCGGACCGATGCACAACTGTCAAGTACCATTTCTCTCAGCCTATTCGGCTTCGAAACATCCCACTCAACCTGACGAGAACCATTCAGCAAGATGAATGGCATCTCTTAC atcTGCGGCGAATCACGGCAGGGTTCCTGGGGATGGCGGCTGCCGTTTTGCTGTGTGGCAGCATTGTGGCCACAGTGGGCTTCTTTTGGGAGGAGAGCCTCACCCAGCACGTCTCCGGCCTGCTCTTCCTCATGGCAG GGATCTTCTGCACGATCTCCTTATGCACCTACGCTGCCAGCGTCTCCTACGACCTCTCCCGGAACCCACCCTTCATCTATGGACTGCCCGGTGATGTGGACCATGGCTACGGCTGGTCCATCTTCTGCGCCTGGGTAAGCCTGGGACTGACCGTGGCGTCGGGCTGCCTCTGCACCACCTACCCCTTCCTCAGCCGAAAAAAGGCCCAGCGCTCCAAAACCGCCCGGGAGTCCTCGGTATGA